From Paraburkholderia sprentiae WSM5005:
TCAGCGTTTGCTGCTGGCCGACGACGACCCTCGCGACTTCGTCTTCGATCTGCTGGGCGTGAGAACGCCAGTCCTGAAGCTGCTCGCCGGAAACCATCGCTGCGATCCCCTTCCGTGGTGACTGGCGTTGCTTGGCACGACGCCCCAAGGTCGGCGCGTTTCCCGACTCGCCAGCCTTCCGTTCAAGCACGGTTTATGCCGGTCACGCCAACGGGACGCAAGCGTTGAATTGAATCCGAAAAGTTGGCAGCCTGTCACGGCAGCCGGGTACAGACTGTGCCATCGACGGTCGCGCAGATAGAAGGCTAGCTAGCGCTTCGCGCCGACCGGCGGTTTCGCAAACACCCCGGCAAACGCCGCATATTCCTGCTCCAGATGCAGCGCCGCATGGTCGAGCAGAAACTGCCGGAACATCACGCTGGTCGGCGAAAGCTGCTTCGAGCGCAGATGCACGATCTGCCACGTGCGCTCGATCGGCGTGCCGTTCACGTCGAGTAGCGCGATCTCGCCGGTACGCAACTCCAGCTGCAACGTATGCAGCGAGATCAGACTCACGCCCATGCCCGCCATCACCGCCTGCTTGATCGTTTCGTTGCTGCCGAGCGTGATGGTTTTCACGGGCGTGAACAGATGCTGCCGGAACATCACCTCGGCAGCCATGCGGGTACCCGAGCCCGGTTCGCGCAGCAGGAAGGTGTCGCGGCGCAATTCCTGCAAATCGAAGCGGCGCGCGCCGCACAACGGATGATTCAGCGGCGCGATCACCACCTGGGGATGGTTCGCGAGCGGCTCGGCCGTCGTATCGAGTTCGGGGGGCGGGCGGCCCATGATCGCGAGATCGATCGCGTTGTCCTGCAGCAAACGCAGCAACGCGTCGCGATTGCCGACCGAGAAGTGCACGTCGACCTTCGGATAGAGATGCGAGTACATCGCCAGCAGTTTCGGCGCGAAGTAGGTCGCCGAACTGACGATGCCGACGTTGATCGAGCCGCTGTCGGCCTGCTTGAGCGACATCATCGCGTCTTCGGTATCCTTGATTTCGCCGAGAATGCGGCTCGCGTGATGGGTCAGTACCTCGCCCGCTTCGGTCAGCGTCAGCTTGCGCGCGACGCGCTCGAACAGGCGTAGGCCGACCGCATCTTCGAGCTGATGAATCTGCATCGACACCGCCGGCTGGGTCAGATGCAGTTCCTCGGCCGCGCGCGCGAAACTCGTATAGCGGCTCGCCACGACGAAGATCTGCAACTGCCTCAGGGTCAGCGTGCGAACGAAATTCAGCTTGACCCGGTTCGCCGCATAAGTCGCGTTCTGCATTGGAATTCAGCGACTCGCCCGCGGCGCGTTCGACGGTTTCGCCGGCAGCTTGCCCGGCGACGGCAACTTGTTCAGTGCGGATTGAAAGCTCAACGACTCGGTATGCGCCGGATGCGTGAAGTCGTTGTTGGGTCCCGGCACGTCGGTGCGAATCTGCACGACCTGACCCGGCACACCGTCGGCGAGCAGGAACGTGTAGCGCTTGCCGGTGTATTGCGCAAAGCGCTCCGCGTTCGGATCGTTCAGATAGGGCTGCACGACAATGCGCCGCGCACTGACCGGTTTGCCGCCGACCTCGCTCGGCACGCTGTCGATGTGCGGCCCCGCGGCGAGCGCGAGACGCAGACGCTGCTGGAAATAGCGGCGCTGTCCGCCGGTGAGACCCTGCATCTCCGCGATGTCGTGTTCGAGAAAATAGATGATCGCCGGATTGCACTGCAGGCCGCCGATAGGCAGGTTCACGCTGCCGCTATGGTCGGAAACCTGCGCATCGCCTTTTGCGTTGTTCTCGCTCAGCACCAGCACCTTGACCAGATCGTTGCTGCGCGACGGCTGCCCGGAATCGATCAGCGCGTAGTCGAGCTCGGTCTGCGCGGCGACGCCGTGCAGGTGATCGGTCAGAAAAATCAGCCGCTCGGCCGGCGTGATGTCGTCGCTGCCCGGTGCCGAGGCCGGGCTCGCCGCGCGCGCGGCGGCCGGCGCGAGGCATAGCACGCACAGCGTCCCGATCAGCGCGGCGCGTGCCGCGCGCAACCATGCGCCGCGCGCGCGCGTCATGGCGATGCGTCGCCAGGCTTCGCCGCCGGCACGTCGATCGGTTTGAGCATCGGCACCTGGTAGGTCGCGAGGATGCTGTCGATCTTGTCGTGATTCGCGCCGATCCATTGATCCACCTTGTCCTTCCATGCCTTCTCGCCGTAACGCACACCCATCGAAATCGTGTAGTCGAAACGGATACCGGGCCCCGGCGGGAACGGCACGAGCTTGACCGAGTCGCCGGCGCGCTTCGCGAAGTAACCGGCGATCGGCCCCCACAGGAACACCACGTCGACGTTGCCCGCGCGCAGGTCCTGTTCGATCATCTGCCCCGGGTACACGGCCGGATCGCCGCTTTGCACCTGGTACGACACCGCCTGGTCGATCAGGTTGTGGCCGAGCAGCCAGTCCACCGCGGGCGTCTGCGAAAAAATGCCGAAGCGCAGCTTGTGGAGTTGCTCGGGCGGCAGCTTGAGCAGGTCGTCGGGGGTCTTGATGCTCGCGAACTCGGGACGGTTAGGCAGCACCATCGCGTAGGTCGAGTGCAGATAGGGCTGCGTCGTCGACGTCATGTCATAGCCCTTCGGCACGCCGATGATCAGGTCGCAGCGATAGCGGTCGCTGCCGCCCTCTTTCTCGCGCAAGGTGTGGCGCACGAAGCCCATGCGCTGCGGAAAGTACGTGTATTCGAGCTTGTAGCCGAAATCGCTCGCCATCTGGGCCGCGATGCGGTTCTCGTAGCCCTCGCCCTTGTCGTTGGACAACGGCATGTTGTTCGGGTCCGCGCACACTCTCAGCACGCCGTCCGCGCCGTCGTTGTTCGGCAGCTCCGGGCCGTCCGCCCGGACCGCGGCGCTCGCGAGCGCCGCGCCGCATAGCGCGGCGGCGATGATGCCGACATGCACGGACATGCTTCTCTTATCACGCATCGTGAGCCTCCGTAAGAATGACGGCGCGGCGTTATTTTGCGTCGATGGCCTGCAGATCGCCCGGCTTGATCTGTCCATCGGAGCGTCCCTTCAGATACGCGTAGAGGTTTTCCCAGTTCTTCTGCATCATCTGGCTCGTGCTGAAATCGGGCATGCCCTTGTCCACCCGGCCGCCGAACACCGTGCGATGAAACTCGGTCTTATCCAGCGTCTTGAACGCGTCGATCAGCGACGGTCCGACCATGCCCTGCTGCTGCGCGCCGTGGCAGCGTTCGCACGCGAGCGCGCGCCACGTCTTCCAGCCCTGCAGCGTATTACTGTCGACCTTGCTGCCATCGACCA
This genomic window contains:
- a CDS encoding LysR family transcriptional regulator — protein: MQNATYAANRVKLNFVRTLTLRQLQIFVVASRYTSFARAAEELHLTQPAVSMQIHQLEDAVGLRLFERVARKLTLTEAGEVLTHHASRILGEIKDTEDAMMSLKQADSGSINVGIVSSATYFAPKLLAMYSHLYPKVDVHFSVGNRDALLRLLQDNAIDLAIMGRPPPELDTTAEPLANHPQVVIAPLNHPLCGARRFDLQELRRDTFLLREPGSGTRMAAEVMFRQHLFTPVKTITLGSNETIKQAVMAGMGVSLISLHTLQLELRTGEIALLDVNGTPIERTWQIVHLRSKQLSPTSVMFRQFLLDHAALHLEQEYAAFAGVFAKPPVGAKR
- a CDS encoding substrate-binding domain-containing protein, translating into MRDKRSMSVHVGIIAAALCGAALASAAVRADGPELPNNDGADGVLRVCADPNNMPLSNDKGEGYENRIAAQMASDFGYKLEYTYFPQRMGFVRHTLREKEGGSDRYRCDLIIGVPKGYDMTSTTQPYLHSTYAMVLPNRPEFASIKTPDDLLKLPPEQLHKLRFGIFSQTPAVDWLLGHNLIDQAVSYQVQSGDPAVYPGQMIEQDLRAGNVDVVFLWGPIAGYFAKRAGDSVKLVPFPPGPGIRFDYTISMGVRYGEKAWKDKVDQWIGANHDKIDSILATYQVPMLKPIDVPAAKPGDASP
- a CDS encoding c-type cytochrome — translated: MKGRSILLLTVLPAALVVLPVGYAQNNPSIAQVAYKVVDGSKVDSNTLQGWKTWRALACERCHGAQQQGMVGPSLIDAFKTLDKTEFHRTVFGGRVDKGMPDFSTSQMMQKNWENLYAYLKGRSDGQIKPGDLQAIDAK